A single Oncorhynchus kisutch isolate 150728-3 unplaced genomic scaffold, Okis_V2 scaffold761, whole genome shotgun sequence DNA region contains:
- the LOC116361883 gene encoding polysialoglycoprotein-like, with amino-acid sequence MGRHYLLITQTIFMIMGGVRELLLVVMTVGVVKVSCYPVGKSQKQDQVSLQRRLGELSSNDVSIVHALALLRSIGSDAKQTREEYLETNEVESQASPNHGSSPANDALSSEEKLRHMSSDDATSEAATGPSSDDATSEAATGPSSDDATSEAATGPSSDDATSEAATGPSSDDATSEAATGPSSDDATSEAATGPSSDDATGPSSDDATSEAATGPSSDDATSEAATGPSGDDATSEAATGPSSDDATSEAATGPSSDDATSEAATGPSSDDATSEAATGPSSDDATSEAATGPSSDDATSEAATGPSSDDANSEAATGPSSDDATSEAATAATGPSGDDATSEAATGPSGDDATSEAATGPSSDDATSEAATGPSSDDATSEAATGPSSDDATSEAATGPSSDDATSEAATGPSSDDATSEAATGPSSDDATSEAATGPSSDDATSEAATGPSSDDATSEAATGPSSDDATSEAATGPSSDDATSEAATGPSSDDATSEAATGPSSDDATSEAATGPSSDDATSEAATGPSSDDATSEAATGPSSDDATSEAATGPSSDDATSEAATGPSSDDATSEAATGPSSDDATSEAATGPSSDDATSEAATGPSSDDATSEAATGPSGDDATSEAATGPSSDDAT; translated from the exons ATGGGAAGACATTACCTGTTGATAACACAGACTATTTTCATGATCATGGGAGGTGTGAGAGAATTGCTGCTCGTTGTGATGACTGTGGGGGTTGTCAAAG TTTCTTGTTACCCTGTTGGAAAGTCCCAGAAGCAAGATCAAGTCTCTCTGCAGAGGAGACTTGGAG AGCTGTCATCAAATGACGTCTCCATTGTGCATGCCCTGGCCTTGCTCCGATCCATAGGGTCTGACGCGAAACAAACCAGAGAAG AGTATTTAGAGACCAATGAAGTAGAatcccaagcttctccaaaccatgGTAGTTCTCCGGCAAATGATGCCCTGTCCTCTGAGGAGAAGCTGAGGCAcatgtcctctgacgacgccacctctgaagctgccaccggcccgtcctctgacgacgccacctctgaagctgccaccggcccgtcctctgacgacgccacctctgaagctgccaccggcccgtcctctgacgacgccacctctgaagctgccaccggcccgtcctctgacgacgccacctctgaagctgccaccggcccgtcctctgacgacgccacctctgaagctgccaccggcccgtcctctgacgacgccaccggcccgtcctctgacgacgccacctctgaagctgccaccggcccgtcctctgacgacgccacctctgaagctgccaccggcccgtccggcgacgacgccacctctgaagctgccaccggcccgtcctctgacgacgccacctctgaagctgccaccggcccgtcctctgacgacgccacctctgaagctgccaccggcccgtcctctgacgacgccacctctgaagctgccaccggcccgtcctctgacgacgccacctctgaagctgccaccggcccgtcctctgacgacgccacctctgaagctgccaccggcccgtcctctgacgacgccaactctgaagctgccaccggcccgtcctctgacgacgccacctctgaagctgccaccg ctgccaccggcccgtctggcgacgacgccacctctgaagctgccaccggcccgtctggcgacgacgccacctctgaagctgccaccggcccgtcctctgacgacgccacctctgaagctgccaccggcccgtcctctgacgacgccacctctgaagctgccaccggcccgtcctctgacgacgccacctctgaagctgccaccggcccgtcctctgacgacgccacctctgaagctgccaccggcccgtcctctgacgacgccacctctgaagctgccaccggcccgtcctctgacgacgccacctctgaagctgccaccggcccgtcctctgacgacgccacctctgaagctgccaccggcccgtcctctgacgacgccacctctgaagctgccaccggcccgtcctctgacgacgccacctctgaagctgccaccggcccgtcctctgacgacgccacctctgaagctgccaccggcccgtcctctgacgacgccacctctgaagctgccaccggcccgtcctctgacgacgccacctctgaagctgccaccggcccgtcctctgacgacgccacctctgaagctgccaccggcccgtcctctgacgacgccacctctgaagctgccaccggcccgtcctctgacgacgccacctctgaagctgccaccggcccgtcctctgacgacgccacctctgaagctgccaccggcccgtcctctgacgacgccacctctgaagctgccaccggcccgtcctctgacgacgccacctctgaagctgccaccggcccgtcctctgacgacgccacctctgaagctgccaccggcccgtcctctgacgacgccacctctgaagctgccaccggcccgtccggcgacgacgccacctctgaagctgccaccggcccgtcctctgacgacgccacc
- the LOC116361884 gene encoding polysialoglycoprotein-like isoform X2 has translation MGRHYLLITQTIFMIMGGVRELLLVVMTVGVVKVSCYPVGKSQKQDQVSLQRRLGELSSNDVSIVHALALLRSIGSDAKQTREEYLETNEVESQASPNHGSSPANDALSSEEKLRHMSSDDATSEAATGPSSDDATSEAATGPSSDDATSEAATGPSSDDATSEAATGPSSDDATSEAATGPSSDDATSEAATGPSSDDATSEAATGPSSDDATSEAATGPSSDDATSEAATGPSSDDATSEAATGPSSDDATSEAATGPSSDDLTSEAATGPSGDDATSEAATGPSGDDATSEAATGPSGDDATSEAATGPSGDDATSEAATGPSGDDATSEAATGPSGDDATSEAATGPSGDDATSEAATGPSGDDATSEAATGPSGDDATSEAATGPSGDDATSEAATGPSGDDATSEAATGPSGDDATSEAATGPSGDDATSEAATGPSGDDATSEAATGPSGDDATSEAATGPSGDDATSEAATGPSGDDATSEAATGPSGDDATSEAATGPSGDDATSEAATGPSGDDAMDI, from the exons ATGGGAAGACATTACCTGTTGATAACACAGACTATTTTCATGATCATGGGAGGTGTGAGAGAATTGCTGCTCGTTGTGATGACTGTGGGGGTTGTCAAAG TTTCTTGTTACCCTGTTGGAAAGTCCCAGAAGCAAGATCAAGTCTCTCTGCAGAGGAGACTTGGAG AGCTGTCATCAAATGACGTCTCCATTGTGCATGCCCTGGCCTTGCTCCGATCCATAGGGTCTGACGCGAAACAAACCAGAGAAG AGTATTTAGAGACCAATGAAGTAGAatcccaagcttctccaaaccatgGTAGTTCTCCGGCAAATGATGCCCTGTCCTCTGAGGAGAAGCTGAGGCAcatgtcctctgacgacgccacctctgaagctgccaccggcccgtcctctgacgacgccacctctgaagctgccaccggcccgtcctctgacgacgccacctctgaagctgccaccggcccgtcctctgacgacgccacctctgaagctgccaccggcccgtcctctgacgacgccacctctgaagctgccaccggcccgtcctctgacgacgccacctctgaagctgccaccggcccgtcctctgacgacgccacctctgaagctgccaccggcccgtcctctgacgacgccacctctgaagctgccaccggcccgtcctctgacgacgccacctctgaagctgccaccggcccgtcctctgacgacgccacctctgaagctgccaccggcccgtcctctgacgacgccacctctgaagctgccaccggcccgtcctctgacgacctcacctctgaagctgccaccggcccgtccggcgacgacgccacctctgaagctgccaccggcccgtccggcgacgacgccacctctgaagctgccaccggcccgtccggcgacgacgccacctctgaagctgccaccggcccgtccggcgacgacgccacctctgaagctgccaccggcccgtccggcgacgacgccacctctgaagctgccaccggcccgtccggcgacgacgccacctctgaagctgccaccggcccgtccggcgacgacgccacctctgaagctgccaccggcccgtccggcgacgacgccacctctgaagctgccaccggcccgtccggcgacgacgccacctctgaagctgccaccggcccgtccggcgacgacgccacctctgaagctgccaccggcccgtccggcgacgacgccacctctgaagctgccaccggcccgtccggcgacgacgccacctctgaagctgccaccggcccgtccggcgacgacgccacctctgaagctgccaccggcccgtccggcgacgacgccacctctgaagctgccaccggcccgtccggcgacgacgccacctctgaagctgccaccggcccgtccggcgacgacgccacctctgaagctgccaccggcccgtccggcgacgacgccacctctgaagctgccaccggcccgtccggcgacgacgccacctctgaagctgccaccggcccgtccggcgacgacgccacctctgaagctgccaccggcccgtccggcgacgacgccatggATATCTGA
- the LOC116361888 gene encoding polysialoglycoprotein-like encodes ATSEAATGPSGDDATSEAATGPSGDDATSEAATGPSGDDATSEAATGPSSDDATSVAATGPSSDDATSEAATGPSSDDATSEAATGPSSDDATSEAATGPSSDDATSEAATGPSSDDATSEAATGPSSDDATSEAATGPSSDDATSEAATGPSSDDATSEAATGPSSDDATSEAATGPSSDDATSEAATGPSSDDLTSEAATGPSGDDATSEAATGPSGDDATSEAATGPSGDDATSEAATGPSGDDATSEAATGPSGDDATSEAATGPSGDDATSEAATGPSGDDATSEAATGPSGDDATSEAATGPSGDDATSEAATGPSGDDATSEAATGPSGDDATSEAATGPSGDDATSEAATGPSGDDATSEAATGPSGDDATSEAATGPSGDDATSEAATGPSGDDATSEAATGPSGDDATSEAATGPSGDDATSEAATGPSGDDATSEAATGPSGDDATSEAATGPSGDDATSEAATGPSGDDATSEAATGPSGDDATSEAATGPSGDDAMDI; translated from the coding sequence gccacctctgaagctgccaccggcccgtctggcgacgacgccacctctgaagctgccaccggcccgtctggcgacgacgccacctctgaagctgccaccggcccgtctggcgacgacgccacctctgaagctgccaccggcccgtcctctgacgacgccacctctgtagctgccaccggcccgtcctctgacgacgccacctctgaagctgccaccggcccgtcctctgacgacgccacctctgaagctgccaccggcccgtcctctgacgacgccacctctgaagctgccaccggcccgtcctctgacgacgccacctctgaagctgccaccggcccgtcctctgacgacgccacctctgaagctgccaccggcccgtcctctgacgacgccacctctgaagctgccaccggcccgtcctctgacgacgccacctctgaagctgccaccggcccgtcctctgacgacgccacctctgaagctgccaccggcccgtcctctgacgacgccacctctgaagctgccaccggcccgtcctctgacgacgccacctctgaagctgccaccggcccgtcctctgacgacctcacctctgaagctgccaccggcccgtccggcgacgacgccacctctgaagctgccaccggcccgtccggcgacgacgccacctctgaagctgccaccggcccgtccggcgacgacgccacctctgaagctgccaccggcccgtccggcgacgacgccacctctgaagctgccaccggcccgtccggcgacgacgccacctctgaagctgccaccggcccgtccggcgacgacgccacctctgaagctgccaccggcccgtccggcgacgacgccacctctgaagctgccaccggcccgtccggcgacgacgccacctctgaagctgccaccggcccgtccggcgacgacgccacctctgaagctgccaccggcccgtccggcgacgacgccacctctgaagctgccaccggcccgtccggcgacgacgccacctctgaagctgccaccggcccgtccggcgacgacgccacctctgaagctgccaccggcccgtccggcgacgacgccacctctgaagctgccaccggcccgtccggcgacgacgccacctctgaagctgccaccggcccgtccggcgacgacgccacctctgaagctgccaccggcccgtccggcgacgacgccacctctgaagctgccaccggcccgtccggcgacgacgccacctctgaagctgccaccggcccgtccggcgacgacgccacctctgaagctgccaccggcccgtccggcgacgacgccacctctgaagctgccaccggcccgtccggcgacgacgccacctctgaagctgccaccggcccgtccggcgacgacgccacctctgaagctgccaccggcccgtccggcgacgacgccacctctgaagctgccaccggcccgtccggcgacgacgccacctctgaagctgccaccggcccgtccggcgacgacgccatggATATCTGA